AGATGACAAAGACCGTGTACTTATCAAAAAAGATGGTACATACACATATTTCTTACCAGACATCGCTTATCATTACGATAAAATTCAGCGAGGCAATGATAAGTTAATCAACTTGTTTGGAGCGGATCATCACGGCTATATCAACCGTTTGAAAGCATCTCTTGAAACATTTGGTGTAGATAGTGAACGTTTAGAAATTCAAATCATGCAATTGGTACGTTTGATGCAAGATGGTGTGGAAGTGAAAATGAGTAAACGTACAGGTAATGCCATCACATTGCGTGAAATTATGGATGAAGTCGGTATTGATGCGGCCCGTTATTTCTTAACAATGCGTAGTCCGGATACACACTTTGACTTTGATATGGAACTAGCCAAAACACAATCTCAAGACAATCCTGTTTACTATGCTCAGTATGCACATGCACGTATTTGTTCTATTTTACGTCAAGCAGCTGAACAAGGTTATGAAGTGAAAGCGGGTAGTGATTATAGTGCAATCACACATGAAAAAGCCATTGAATTATTGAAGAAAGTTGCTGAGTTTGTAACCGTGATTGAAGGCGCAGCAGAAGCAAGAGCACCGCACCGTATTACAAACTATATTCAAGATCTTGCAGCACACTTCCATAAGTTTTATAATGCTGAGAAAGTCTTAACAGATGACGATGCCAAAACGCAAGCGCATTTAGCCTTGATTGATGCTGTACGTATTACATTGCGTAATGCACTGAAACTTGTCGGTGTATCAGCACCTGAAAGTATGTAATAGATAGTACGATAGCGTTGACGTATGGTTGAATCGGTTTGAAGAGAGCATCAGTTTTTAACAAAGTTATGGGAGAAGTGCTTTGGGTTCCATTGAAAGTCTTGCTTATCGCACACTGACATTTTGATTTCCCAGAGCACAAATTGATGATGTCCCAGCCCCATGTTTCCATGTAGCAAGTTGTGATATTTATTTAATAATAGAGGTGTGAAAGTTGAAAATTAAGCATATTGTATTATTAATGGTGATGATGCTTATATTAGCGGGGTGTAGTTTTAATGCACACCAGCCTGATGAAGGTGGTAAGTCATCTGGTAAAGAACCAAAGCGTATTATTTCTTTAATGCCTAGTAATACAGAAATCTTGTATGAGTTAGGTCTTGGTGACAAAGTAGTAGGGGTGTCTACAGTAGATGATTATCCAAAAGAAGTGAAAGATAAAGAACAATTTGATGCAATGAACTTAAATAAAGAAGCGCTCATCAAAGCCCAGCCAGATTTAATCGTTGCACACGAAACACAAAAAGCATCACAAGGAAAAGTATTAGAAAGCTTGAAGAAGAGCGGCATTCAAGTCGTATATATTAAGGATGCAAAATCGATTGATGAAATGTACCAAACATTTGAACAGGTTGGTAAAGTAACAGGTACTGAAAAAGAAGCACAAGTTCTTGTTAAAGAAACAAAAAAGAATATTAAAGAAGTCATCGATGGTATTCCTGAGAAAAAGACAGCACCAAAAGTCTTTGTTGAAATTGCATCTGAACCTGAAATATATACAACAGGTAATCATACATTCATGAATGATATGTTACGTCAGTTAAAAGCTGAAAATGTATTCGCTGATCAAGAAGGATGGCCAAAAGTTGATAAAGAACAAATCATCAAAAAGAATCCAGATGTAATGCTGACAACATCAGGTGTGACAACAGCTGACTATCAACAAGCAGTCTCACAACGTGGTGGCTTTGAAGAGGTAACAGCAGTGAAAAAAGAACGCATCAAAGCATTAAATGATGACCTGTTATCACGTCCTGGTCCACGTCTAGATGACGGAATGAAAAAATTGAGAGATGCAATTTATGAATAATCATAAGTGGAAAGGCTTCATAACCTTGAGTGTATGGAGCCTTTTTTTGATAGGTATTGTCGCATATGCATTGTTTAGTCAGTTAGATTGGCAGAGTGCGCTTACACCAACATTGATATGGCAAGTCAGATTGCCGAGAGTGTTATTGGCGCTATTAGCAGGTATGGGACTGACGTTGGCAGGTCAAATGTATCAACTGATTTTGAACAATCCTTTAGCAGATAGTTTTACACTAGGTTTAGCAAATGGAGCAACATTAGGTGCAGCCATTGCTATCTTTTCTGGACTGGCATTTATGTGGGTTGCGCCATTCGCAATTATTTTTGGTATCGTAACTTTATTTATTGTTATTAGTATTGCACAGTTATTAACATCAGGTTATCCAACGAAATCTTTAATATTATCTGGGATTATGATCGGTGCACTATTGAATGCTGCACTTTATTTGCTTGTACAATTAAATCCTAAGCGTCTGCAAAATATATTGGGTTATTTATTTGGTGGGTTTTCATCTGCAGAATATCGGGAAGTAATCTATGTACTAGTAACATTGATTATTGTAGTGATATGCTTATTTTTACTCACACCACAGATTAAGTTACTACAATTAAATACACTGTCTAGTGCAGCACTGGGACTCAATGTTCAACGACTTTCATTAACTGTATTAATGTTTGCGACAATCTTAGCGACAGTTATCATAGGATATGTAGGGGTGATTGGCTTTATTGGTATGGTTGTACCTCAATTTATTCAACGTACCATACATGCAAGTTTGTCATTTAAAATGCTTCTGAATCTCATTATTGGTGGGACTGTTATGGTATTAGCTGATGTATTAGGTGCACAAATATTATCACCAATACAATTGCCAGCAAGCATTGTATTAGCATTATTGGGGATTCCATTAATGTTTTATTTGATGATCGTTGAAGGACGAAAAACGATTGATTAGTATATAAGCATAGAATTTTTAAAGAAAGTGATGAGGTTAACAAATGAACACATCGCATATAAAAGCAATTATATTTGATTTAGAGGGGACATTGTTAGATCGTGAGAAGTCACGAGAGAAGTTCATAGAGGAACAATATGAACGATTTCATGATTATTTTGTACGTGTACAGTTTTCAGATTTCCGTAAAAAATTTATTGAATTAGATGATGATGAAGATCATGATAAGCCTGATCTATATAAAGAAATTCTTAAACAATTTAATGTCGATCGACTGAGTTGGAAGGATTTATTCAGGGACTTTGAGATGCATTTTTATCGTTATGTCTTTCCATTTCACGATACACATTATACGTTGAAAAAGCTTCATAAGGCCGGATATCGAATTGGTGTCATTGCAAACGGAAAATCAAAAATTAAACAATACCGCGTGTACGCATTAGGTATTGAAGATTATATTAACCATCTCTCCACATCTGAAAATGTAGGTTTTCGCAAGCCGCACCCACGTATTTATGAAGATATTATGGAAAAATTGGAAGTAACGCCACAAGAAGTCCTCTATGTAGGAGATGATGCCTTAAATGATGTTGCACCTGCACACGCACTAGAAATGATAAGTGTTTGGTATCGTCACGAACATCATGATGCGGAACTTGCACCGCTTGAGTCAGAAATGGATTATGAAATCACATCACTTGAACAATTATTAGAAATTTTAGAGGTGCCTAAGGAGGTAGAT
This region of Staphylococcus sp. IVB6240 genomic DNA includes:
- a CDS encoding ABC transporter substrate-binding protein, coding for MKIKHIVLLMVMMLILAGCSFNAHQPDEGGKSSGKEPKRIISLMPSNTEILYELGLGDKVVGVSTVDDYPKEVKDKEQFDAMNLNKEALIKAQPDLIVAHETQKASQGKVLESLKKSGIQVVYIKDAKSIDEMYQTFEQVGKVTGTEKEAQVLVKETKKNIKEVIDGIPEKKTAPKVFVEIASEPEIYTTGNHTFMNDMLRQLKAENVFADQEGWPKVDKEQIIKKNPDVMLTTSGVTTADYQQAVSQRGGFEEVTAVKKERIKALNDDLLSRPGPRLDDGMKKLRDAIYE
- a CDS encoding iron ABC transporter permease; this encodes MIGIVAYALFSQLDWQSALTPTLIWQVRLPRVLLALLAGMGLTLAGQMYQLILNNPLADSFTLGLANGATLGAAIAIFSGLAFMWVAPFAIIFGIVTLFIVISIAQLLTSGYPTKSLILSGIMIGALLNAALYLLVQLNPKRLQNILGYLFGGFSSAEYREVIYVLVTLIIVVICLFLLTPQIKLLQLNTLSSAALGLNVQRLSLTVLMFATILATVIIGYVGVIGFIGMVVPQFIQRTIHASLSFKMLLNLIIGGTVMVLADVLGAQILSPIQLPASIVLALLGIPLMFYLMIVEGRKTID
- a CDS encoding HAD family hydrolase, which produces MNTSHIKAIIFDLEGTLLDREKSREKFIEEQYERFHDYFVRVQFSDFRKKFIELDDDEDHDKPDLYKEILKQFNVDRLSWKDLFRDFEMHFYRYVFPFHDTHYTLKKLHKAGYRIGVIANGKSKIKQYRVYALGIEDYINHLSTSENVGFRKPHPRIYEDIMEKLEVTPQEVLYVGDDALNDVAPAHALEMISVWYRHEHHDAELAPLESEMDYEITSLEQLLEILEVPKEVDTNEII